Proteins encoded in a region of the Vicia villosa cultivar HV-30 ecotype Madison, WI linkage group LG5, Vvil1.0, whole genome shotgun sequence genome:
- the LOC131603756 gene encoding serine/threonine-protein kinase STY13-like, producing MLEDGAKFPIDLNKNNNFYDFSQGFYHKLGEGTNMSIDSVGSLQTSNGGGSVAMSVDNSSVGSNDSNTRMLDHQGLKRRANDNYSVAHSANRRGRVTHALSDDALAHALMDNSSPTEGLENFEEWTIDLRKLNMGEAFAQGAFGKLYRGTYIGEDVAIKILERPENDTSKALLMEQQFQQEVMMLATLKHPNIVRFIGACRKPMVWCIVTEYAKGGSLRQFLMKRQNRSVPLKLAIKQALDVARGMSYVHGLGLIHRDLKSDNLLIFGDKSIKIADFGVARIEVQTEGMTPETGTYRWMAPEMIQHRPYTQKVDVYSFGIVLWELITGMLPFQNMTAVQAAFAVVHRNVRPLLPHDCLPVLREIMTRCWDPNPDVRPPFPEIVAMLENAEIEVMTTVRKARFRCCITQPMTAE from the exons ATGTTGGAAGATGGTGCTAAGTTCCCGATTGATCTGAacaaaaataataacttttatgATTTTTCCCAAGGCTTTTATCACAAGCTTGGTGAGGGTACGAATATGTCGATTGACAGTGTTGGGAGTTTGCAGACAAGTAATGGAGGTGGATCGGTTGCAATGTCGGTTGATAACAGCAGTGTTGGGTCGAATGATTCCAATACCCGGATGTTGGATCATCAAGGGTTGAAGAGGCGTGCGAATGATAACTACTCTGTTGCTCACAGTGCAAATCGTCGGGGAAGAGTCACACATGCGTTGAGCGACGATGCTTTAGCTCACGCTCTGATGGACAACAGTTCTCCGACTGAGGGACTTGAGAATTTCGAAGAGTGGACGATTGATTTGAGGAAGCTTAATATGGGCGAGGCTTTTGCTCAAGGAGCTTTCGGGAAACTCTACCGAGGTACTTACATTGGGGAGGATGTCGCTATCAAGATCTTGGAGAGGCCTGAAAATGATACGTCGAAGGCTTTGCTGATGGAGCAACAATTTCAGCAGGAGGTCATGATGTTGGCTACACTGAAGCATCCCAATATTGTTCGCTTCATCGGTGCATGCCGTAAGCCTATGGTGTGGTGCATTGTAACTGAGTATGCTAAGGGTGGATCGCTCCGACAGTTCTTAATGAAGCGCCAAAACCGATCAGTTCCCCTCAAACTGGCTATCAAACAAGCTTTGGATGTTGCAAGAGGCATGTCGTATGTTCATGGTCTGGGATTGATCCACAGGGACTTGAAGTCTGACAACCTGTTGATTTTTGGCGACAAGTCAATCAAAATTGCTGACTTTGGAGTTGCCCGGATTGAGGTGCAAACTGAAGGAATGACTCCCGAAACTGGGACCTACCGCTGGATGGCTCC GGAAATGATCCAACATAGGCCATACACACAGAAGGTGGATGTATATAGCTTCGGGATTGTCCTGTGGGAGCTCATCACTGGTATGCTTCCGTTTCAGAACATGACAGCAGTACAGGCAGCATTTGCGGTTGTCCACCGAAACGTCCGCCCTCTCCTGCCCCATGATTGTTTGCCTGTTCTCCGGGAGATCATGACAAGGTGCTGGGATCCAAACCCTGATGTGAGGCCACCGTTTCCTGAGATTGTAGCAATGCTTGAAAATGCAGAGATCGAGGTCATGACAACCGTCCGGAAGGCGAGGTTCAGGTGTTGCATAACTCAGCCGATGACCGCGGAGTGA
- the LOC131608115 gene encoding probable methyltransferase PMT18, which translates to MPKEYNGSPKHYNQLESKRNRLTWILGVSGLCILSYVMGAWKNTGTPNQSETYSKVDCNAGTNTGSSSSSSSSSSTLDFSSHHSIEINTNTGVAEFPPCDMVYSEYTPCQDPARGRKFDRNMMKYRERHCPAKEELLSCLIPAPPKYKTPFKWPQSRDYAWYDNIPHKELSIEKAIQNWIQVEGDRFRFPGGGTMFPRGADAYIDDINELIPLTNGNIRTAIDTGCGVASWGAYLLKRDIVAMSFAPRDTHEAQVQFALERGVPAMIGIMASQRLPYPARAFDMAHCSRCLIPWNQYDGMYLIEVDRVLRPGGYWILSGPPIRWKKYWRGWERTQEDLKQEQDSIEEVAKRICWKKVIEKDDLSIYQKPINHLECAQLKQTYKTPHICQSDNPDMAWYQNMEKCITPLPEVTSSSKVAGGELEKWPKRAFTVPPRIASGSIPSITAEKFQKDNDIWKDRMAHYKHITPIAQGRYRNIIDMNAYLGGFAASLIKFPVWVMNVVPSNSAHDTLGAIYERGFIGTYHDWCEAFSTYPRTYDLIHAAGVFGIYQDRCNINVILLEMDRILRPEGAVIFREGVELLTKIKSVTDAMKWKSNIMDHESGPFNPEKILIATKTYWTGEVKDHSN; encoded by the exons ATGCCCAAAGAATACAATGGATCACCAAAGCATTATAATCAACTTGAATCCAAGAGAAATAGACTCACATGGATTTTAGGTGTAAGTGGATTATGCATTTTGTCCTATGTAATGGGTGCATGGAAAAACACAGGAACACCAAACCAATCTGAAACATACTCAAAGGTAGATTGCAATGCTGGAACAAACACAGGCTCGTCCTCGTCCTCGTCATCGTCTTCGTCGACTTTAGACTTTTCAAGTCATCATTCAATTGAAATAAATACTAATACAGGGGTAGCAGAGTTTCCGCCATGCGACATGGTGTATAGCGAGTACACACCATGTCAAGATCCAGCTAGAGGTAGAAAGTTTGACAGAAACATGATGAAATATAGAGAAAGACATTGTCCTGCAAAAGAAGAGCTTTTGTCTTGTCTTATACCTGCGCCGCCGAAATATAAGACTCCTTTTAAATGGCCTCAAAGTAGAGATTATGCTTGGTATGATAATATTCCACACAAGGAACTTAGTATTGAGAAAGCTATTCAAAATTGGATTCAAGTTGAAGGCGATCGGTTTCGTTTCCCCGGTGGAGGTACCATGTTTCCGCGCGGAGCGGACGCGTATATTGATGATATTAATGAGCTTATTCCTCTAACAAATGGTAATATCAGAACTGCAATTGATACAGGATGTGGT GTGGCAAGTTGGGGTGCTTACCTATTGAAAAGGGACATTGTAGCAATGTCATTTGCACCAAGAGATACACATGAAGCTCAAGTTCAGTTTGCATTGGAGAGAGGAGTTCCTGCTATGATTGGTATCATGGCTTCACAGAGACTTCCATATCCAGCAAGAGCTTTTGATATGGCTCATTGTTCTCGCTGCCTCATACCATGGAACCAATATG ATGGTATGTATTTGATTGAAGTGGATAGAGTCCTAAGGCCAGGTGGTTATTGGATTCTTTCTGGTCCACCAATCAGATGGAAGAAATATTGGAGAGGTTGGGAAAGAACACAAGAAGATTTGAAGCAAGAACAAGATTCCATTGAGGAAGTTGCGAAACGCATATGTTGGAAGAAAGTTATTGAGAAAGACGACCTTTCCATTTATCAAAAGCCTATAAATCATCTCGAATGCGCACAACTAAAACAAACTTATAAAACGCCGCACATTTGTCAGTCTGATAATCCCGATATGGCCTG gtaCCAAAACATGGAAAAGTGTATAACTCCATTACCAGAAGTTACAAGTTCAAGCAAAGTAGCCGGAggagaactagaaaaatggccgAAACGCGCGTTCACGGTCCCTCCAAGAATCGCGAGTGGTTCGATACCGAGCATCACTGCGGAGAAATTTCAAAAGGATAATGACATATGGAAGGACAGAATGGCACATTACAAGCATATTACTCCTATTGCTCAAGGGAGATATAGAAACATTATTGATATGAATGCTTATCTTGGTGGATTTGCAGCATCATTAATAAAGTTTCCAGTTTGGGTTATGAATGTTGTGCCCTCAAATTCAGCTCATGATACTCTTGGTGCAATCTATGAAAGAGGTTTCATTGGTACTTACCATGATTGGTGTGAAGCTTTCTCAACTTATCCTAGAACTTATGATCTCATCCATGCAGCTGGTGTTTTTGGAATATATCAAGATAG GTGCAACATTAATGTGATACTATTGGAGATGGATAGAATACTAAGGCCAGAAGGAGCTGTGATATTCAGAGAAGGAGTAGAGCTTCTAACAAAGATTAAAAGTGTTACAGATGCAATGAAATGGAAGAGCAATATAATGGATCATGAAAGTGGACCCTTTAACCCGGAAAAGATTCTTATTGCTACAAAAACTTATTGGACGGGTGAAGTTAAAGATCATAGCAACTAA
- the LOC131608114 gene encoding putative GEM-like protein 8 codes for MMDSSSSSASESTTPNMKHEKPTLRKNRSFAFRIHEHVKLGHKLSETLKGKLSLGARIILEGGRRNIFKNIFGMEEGEKVLKASQCYLYTTAGPIAGVLYISTKKVAFCSERPITFSSSTTGELRKVPYKVLIPVEKIKEVNEGLNVFEKKQKYIEIVTQEDFEFWFMGFLQYEKAFRNLKKAISMSI; via the exons ATGatggattcttcttcttcttcag CCAGCGAATCTACAACTCCAAACATGAAGCACGAGAAACCAACACTCAGAAAAAATCGAAGTTTCGCCTTTAGGATTCATGAACATG TAAAACTAGGTCATAAACTATCGGAAACTTTGAAGGGTAAATTGAGTTTGGGTGCGAGGATAATACTAGAAGGTGGGAGAAGGAACATTTTCAAGAACATTTTTGGTATGGAAGAAGGAGAGAAAGTTTTGAAAGCTTCACAATGCTATTTATACACTACAGCTGGTCCTATTGCCGGAGTTCTCTATATCTCTACCAAAAAAGTTGCATTTTGTAGTGAAAGACCAATAACTTTCTCTTCTTCAACAACAGGAGAATTGCGAAAAGTACCGTACAAG GTTTTGATACCGGTTGAGAAGATAAAAGAAGTTAATGAAGGACTAAATGTGTTTGAAAAGAAACAAAAGTATATAGAAATTGTTACTCAAGAGGATTTTGAATTTTGGTTTATGGGATTTTTACAATATGAGAAAGCTTTTAGGAATCTTAAGAAGGCTATATCTATGTCTATTTAG